In one window of Dokdonia sp. PRO95 DNA:
- a CDS encoding HlyD family efflux transporter periplasmic adaptor subunit — MRKIILSLLGVLLIIGAFFASEAIVASNQRTRPKPEKVVKTVFVEDVVNGVVPIEISANGNLVAQRRLEVFSEVQGILQKGSKLFKPGQTYRRGETILRLNSAEYYASVQSQKSALFNQITAIMPDLRLDYPEAYPKWQKYISNFDVNKSTPALPEITSEKEGYFISGRNIQTAYYNVKNLEQRLGKYNIVAPFTGILTEALVTEGTLVRPGQKLGEFIDTSVYELEVAISKNYADLLKVGNEVALTTIDGDQSYTGKVTRVNGNIDQASQTINAYIEVKDSALREGVYLEAVLQAKEETDAIAIARGLLQPNNQVFTVRDSILDIIDVKPVYFSDKEVVVKGVPNGTKLVSKPVPGAYAGMLVKIYQEKDSSQAPAE, encoded by the coding sequence ATGCGTAAAATCATCCTTTCTCTATTAGGAGTACTACTCATAATAGGCGCTTTCTTTGCTTCTGAGGCAATTGTTGCTAGTAACCAACGTACACGGCCAAAACCTGAAAAGGTGGTTAAAACAGTCTTTGTAGAGGACGTGGTTAATGGTGTGGTTCCTATCGAGATTTCGGCAAATGGTAACCTTGTGGCGCAACGCAGATTAGAGGTGTTCTCTGAAGTACAAGGAATTTTACAAAAAGGAAGTAAGCTCTTTAAGCCAGGTCAAACCTATAGAAGAGGAGAAACTATATTACGTTTAAATAGTGCAGAGTATTATGCATCTGTGCAATCTCAAAAGAGTGCTTTGTTTAATCAAATTACTGCTATTATGCCAGATTTGAGATTAGACTATCCAGAGGCTTACCCTAAATGGCAGAAGTATATTAGCAACTTTGATGTAAATAAGTCAACACCTGCACTTCCAGAAATTACCTCAGAAAAGGAAGGTTACTTTATCTCAGGGCGTAACATTCAGACTGCATACTATAATGTGAAGAACCTCGAGCAACGACTTGGGAAGTATAATATAGTAGCACCTTTTACTGGAATACTAACCGAGGCATTGGTTACTGAGGGAACTTTAGTGCGCCCAGGTCAAAAACTAGGAGAATTTATTGACACAAGTGTTTATGAGCTTGAAGTTGCAATAAGTAAGAATTATGCAGATTTGCTTAAAGTGGGTAATGAAGTAGCGCTTACAACGATTGATGGAGACCAATCGTACACTGGGAAGGTGACAAGAGTAAACGGTAATATAGATCAAGCTTCACAAACTATAAATGCATACATAGAAGTAAAGGACAGCGCGCTTAGAGAAGGTGTTTATCTTGAGGCTGTGCTCCAAGCTAAAGAGGAGACAGATGCGATTGCAATAGCAAGAGGATTGCTGCAGCCAAATAATCAAGTCTTTACCGTAAGAGATTCTATTCTTGATATTATCGATGTAAAGCCAGTGTACTTCTCAGATAAAGAGGTTGTTGTAAAAGGAGTGCCTAATGGAACAAAGCTTGTAAGCAAGCCAGTTCCAGGAGCTTATGCAGGTATGCTTGTAAAAATTTACCAGGAGAAAGATTCATCACAAGCACCAGCCGAGTAA
- a CDS encoding ABC-F family ATP-binding cassette domain-containing protein — translation MLNIHNLSVSFQGEYLFEEITFRLNGGDRVGLVGKNGAGKSTMLRIISGEQPYDTGSIAIEKEISIGFLKQDIDFIEGRTVLEESYEAFKEIKELEAKLDEINNQLATRTDYESEGYNQLMIDINDVQHQYEVHGGYNYKGETERILQGLGFKREDFDKLTDTFSGGWRMRIELAKLLLQNHDILLLDEPTNHLDIESIIWLETFLKGYSGAVAIVSHDKMFLDNVTNRTIEISLGRIYDYPKPYTEYLVLRKELREQQLASQKNQQKQIEQTEKLIEKFRAKASKATMAQSLIKKLDKIDRIEVDEDDNSVMTLKFPVSITPGKVVVEANDVEKSYGDKKVLNNIDLLVERNTKTAFVGQNGQGKSTLAKIIVGELEHQGNVKLGHNVQIGYFAQNQAEYLDGSKTVEETMIDAADERTRPLVRNILGSFLFRGEEVDKYVRVLSGGERNRLALAKLMLQPFNVLVMDEPTNHLDIKSKNVLKDSLKQFEGTLIVVSHDRDFLQGLTDRVYEFKDHRIREFLGDVDYYLEQREVTNLREIEKRDVIKKEAPVKSSKKSYEDQKKLKSLNNRLSKVESNINKLEREVKQLDADLATNYDETVAKPDFFDNYNSKKKKLDGYMEDWGKITEELDALN, via the coding sequence ATGCTTAATATTCATAACCTTTCTGTCTCATTTCAAGGTGAATATCTTTTTGAAGAAATCACTTTTCGTCTCAATGGTGGAGATCGTGTGGGACTTGTAGGTAAAAATGGTGCAGGTAAGTCTACTATGTTGCGCATTATTTCTGGAGAGCAACCTTATGATACAGGCTCAATTGCCATTGAGAAGGAAATAAGTATTGGTTTTCTTAAGCAAGATATTGACTTTATTGAAGGGAGAACTGTACTTGAAGAGTCATATGAAGCATTTAAAGAAATTAAAGAGCTAGAGGCAAAACTTGATGAAATTAACAATCAGCTGGCTACTCGTACGGATTATGAGAGCGAAGGCTATAACCAGCTGATGATTGATATTAATGATGTGCAACATCAATATGAAGTACATGGAGGTTATAACTATAAAGGAGAGACAGAACGTATACTTCAGGGATTAGGATTTAAACGTGAAGATTTTGATAAGCTTACAGATACCTTTTCTGGTGGATGGCGTATGCGTATTGAGCTAGCAAAGCTATTACTTCAAAATCATGATATCTTATTGCTGGATGAACCTACAAACCACTTAGATATAGAATCTATTATCTGGCTTGAGACTTTTTTAAAAGGATATTCTGGGGCTGTGGCAATTGTATCACACGATAAAATGTTTTTAGATAACGTTACAAATCGTACAATAGAGATTTCTTTAGGTCGCATATATGATTATCCAAAACCGTATACAGAATACCTCGTATTACGCAAAGAATTAAGAGAGCAGCAGCTAGCTTCTCAAAAGAACCAGCAAAAGCAAATAGAGCAAACCGAGAAACTCATCGAGAAGTTTCGTGCAAAAGCTTCTAAGGCTACTATGGCGCAATCGCTTATTAAAAAGCTTGATAAGATAGATCGTATCGAGGTAGATGAGGATGATAATAGCGTGATGACATTAAAATTCCCAGTATCTATTACTCCCGGAAAGGTGGTGGTAGAGGCAAATGATGTAGAAAAGAGCTATGGTGATAAAAAAGTACTTAATAACATAGATCTACTTGTTGAGCGAAATACAAAAACTGCCTTTGTAGGGCAAAATGGCCAAGGTAAATCTACGCTGGCAAAGATAATTGTAGGAGAGCTAGAGCATCAAGGGAATGTGAAGTTGGGTCACAATGTGCAAATAGGATATTTTGCTCAAAATCAAGCTGAATATTTAGACGGTTCAAAAACCGTTGAGGAAACTATGATTGACGCAGCAGATGAGCGCACCAGGCCACTTGTGCGTAATATTCTAGGTTCTTTTCTCTTTAGGGGAGAAGAGGTTGATAAATACGTACGTGTACTTTCTGGAGGTGAGCGTAACAGACTTGCACTGGCTAAGTTGATGTTACAGCCTTTTAATGTGCTTGTGATGGATGAGCCTACTAATCACCTTGATATAAAATCTAAGAATGTGCTTAAGGATAGCCTTAAGCAGTTTGAAGGAACTCTTATCGTTGTATCTCACGATCGTGATTTCTTACAAGGACTTACAGATCGTGTTTATGAATTTAAAGACCACCGTATACGCGAGTTTCTAGGTGATGTAGATTACTATCTTGAACAGCGCGAGGTGACTAACTTACGCGAGATTGAAAAAAGAGACGTTATTAAAAAAGAAGCTCCTGTAAAAAGTTCAAAAAAATCATACGAAGATCAGAAGAAGCTCAAATCGCTTAATAATCGGTTGAGTAAGGTGGAGTCTAATATCAATAAGTTAGAAAGAGAAGTTAAGCAGCTTGATGCAGACCTAGCAACTAATTATGATGAGACCGTGGCTAAGCCAGATTTCTTTGATAACTATAATAGTAAGAAAAAGAAACTAGATGGATACATGGAAGATTGGGGTAAGATAACGGAGGAGCTGGATGCGTTAAATTAA
- a CDS encoding efflux RND transporter permease subunit — translation MRKIIEYFIKYHVAVNVVVLMFVVFGIFGALSLKSSFFPLVDSKNINITVVYPGASPQEVEEGIVLKIEDNLKGLDGVERVTSTSRENSGNINVEIEKGKDIDFMLLEVKNAVDRVPSFPSGMEPLVVAKQEAIRQTISFSISGEDVTLATLKQIGRQVENDLRAIEGISQINVSGYPDEEIEIAVNENSLLAYNLSFADVSQAVSRSNILTTGGSIKTEAEEYLIRANNRAYYGDELSNVIVRSDASGRTIRLKDVATVRDRFSETPNANYFNGNLAVNVSITSTNTEDLIGAAEKAKEYIADFNDKYNNVQLAVVNDLSITLVQRTALLTENAVVGMILVLIFLSLFLNTRLAFWVAFGLPVAFLGMFMLAGYFNVTINVLSLFGMIIVIGILVDDGIVIAENIYQHYERGKSPVQAAVDGTMEVLPPIISAILTTILAFGIFLFLDGRIGEFFGEVSVIVMLTLAVSLVEALIILPAHLAHSKALKKQDNRPKKGIANVFSKLRYVNEFGDRIMVWLRDKVYSPILRFALDYKFLMFSFFIVFILLTSGSFQAGIIRGAFFPNVASDNVRITLNMPNGTNAGVTDSIISMIEMKAIEVNKELSEKYNNEIDGPLFENIIKTLGPGTSTATLSVNLLPGEERPNDITSILVGNMIREKVGPVIGKESLVYGGGGNFGGSPVAVSLLGNNITELKAAKAELKQSLESNPVLKDITDNDPAGIKEIRLQLNESAYALGLNLQTVMTQVRAGFFGSQAQRFQRGQDEIRVWVRYDRDNRSSITDLDDMRILTPSGSKVPLNEIASYTIERGDVAVNHLEGRREIQILADLKNPKEVSATDVMTDLRTNVMPEILSKYPTVTPSYEGQNREAGKLTGSLKPVGLTVLALIYIVIAFTFRSYSQPLMLLLLIPLSLPAVAWGHWVHDFPLNILSMLGIIALVGIMVNDGLVLIGKFNTNLREGMTFDDAIFDAGRSRFRAIFLTSITTIAGLAPLIFEESRQAQFLIPMAISIAYGIGFATILTLVMLPIFLSFSNWAKATTDRLIKGRKTPRENQERAVKEMEEEAENEAQEDRAALPHNTNIA, via the coding sequence ATGCGTAAAATTATAGAGTACTTCATAAAGTACCACGTAGCTGTTAACGTGGTGGTATTAATGTTTGTGGTTTTTGGGATATTTGGAGCCTTATCATTAAAGTCTTCATTTTTTCCACTTGTAGATTCAAAAAATATAAACATTACTGTTGTTTACCCTGGAGCTTCCCCACAGGAGGTAGAGGAAGGTATTGTACTCAAAATAGAAGATAATCTTAAAGGCCTAGATGGTGTAGAGCGAGTAACTTCTACTTCAAGAGAGAATAGCGGAAATATAAATGTAGAGATCGAGAAGGGAAAGGATATTGACTTTATGCTTCTTGAGGTTAAGAATGCTGTAGATCGTGTGCCATCTTTTCCCTCTGGTATGGAGCCACTAGTAGTGGCAAAGCAAGAAGCAATACGCCAGACCATATCTTTTTCTATAAGTGGAGAAGATGTGACGCTAGCTACGCTTAAACAAATAGGGAGGCAGGTTGAGAATGACCTAAGAGCAATTGAGGGTATATCACAAATAAACGTATCAGGTTATCCTGATGAGGAAATCGAAATCGCCGTAAACGAGAATAGCTTGCTAGCTTATAATCTTTCGTTTGCAGATGTATCTCAGGCAGTAAGTAGATCAAATATCCTTACTACGGGAGGATCTATAAAAACAGAAGCAGAGGAGTATCTCATACGAGCAAATAACAGGGCTTATTATGGCGACGAACTCTCTAATGTTATTGTAAGATCTGACGCCAGCGGAAGAACCATACGTCTTAAAGATGTAGCAACCGTAAGAGATCGCTTCTCTGAAACACCTAATGCAAACTACTTCAATGGAAATCTTGCTGTAAATGTTTCTATCACCTCTACAAACACAGAAGACCTTATAGGTGCTGCAGAGAAAGCAAAAGAATATATTGCAGACTTTAATGACAAATACAATAACGTGCAACTTGCCGTTGTAAATGACTTATCTATAACACTTGTACAGCGTACTGCTTTACTTACAGAGAATGCTGTAGTAGGGATGATACTTGTGCTTATTTTTCTATCATTATTTTTAAATACCCGACTTGCCTTCTGGGTAGCCTTTGGACTTCCAGTAGCTTTTTTAGGAATGTTTATGCTGGCGGGGTATTTTAATGTAACTATAAACGTATTGTCTTTATTTGGGATGATTATCGTTATAGGTATTCTAGTAGATGATGGTATTGTAATTGCCGAAAATATCTATCAGCATTATGAACGCGGTAAGTCACCAGTGCAAGCTGCAGTAGATGGTACCATGGAAGTATTGCCTCCTATTATTTCTGCTATATTAACGACTATTCTTGCGTTTGGTATTTTCTTATTCTTGGATGGGAGAATAGGGGAGTTTTTTGGAGAAGTTTCTGTAATTGTAATGCTTACCCTAGCAGTATCATTAGTTGAGGCTCTTATTATTCTTCCGGCCCACCTTGCGCATTCTAAAGCCTTAAAGAAACAGGATAACCGCCCCAAAAAAGGAATTGCAAATGTGTTTTCAAAACTGCGCTATGTAAACGAGTTTGGAGATCGCATTATGGTCTGGTTACGTGATAAAGTGTATAGCCCTATATTGCGTTTTGCATTAGACTACAAATTTTTGATGTTCTCCTTCTTTATTGTTTTTATCTTATTGACTTCAGGGAGTTTTCAAGCGGGGATTATAAGAGGTGCATTCTTTCCTAATGTAGCAAGTGATAATGTACGTATAACTCTCAATATGCCTAACGGTACAAATGCGGGAGTGACAGATAGTATTATCTCTATGATTGAAATGAAAGCTATTGAAGTAAATAAAGAGCTTTCAGAAAAATACAACAACGAGATAGACGGACCATTGTTTGAGAATATCATCAAAACATTAGGCCCTGGAACTTCTACAGCGACGCTCAGTGTAAACTTACTCCCTGGTGAAGAAAGACCTAATGATATTACTTCCATTCTTGTTGGTAATATGATACGTGAGAAAGTGGGGCCAGTCATAGGGAAAGAGAGCCTCGTGTACGGAGGTGGTGGAAACTTTGGAGGAAGCCCAGTAGCAGTTTCCTTACTAGGAAACAATATTACAGAGCTTAAAGCAGCTAAGGCAGAATTAAAGCAATCTCTTGAGTCCAATCCTGTACTTAAGGATATTACAGATAATGATCCAGCGGGAATCAAGGAAATAAGACTACAGCTTAATGAGTCTGCTTATGCTCTTGGCCTCAACTTGCAAACAGTAATGACGCAGGTGCGTGCAGGATTCTTTGGGTCACAAGCACAACGTTTTCAAAGGGGGCAAGATGAGATAAGAGTTTGGGTGCGATATGATCGTGATAATAGATCTTCTATTACAGACCTAGATGATATGCGCATACTTACCCCTAGTGGTTCAAAAGTGCCACTTAATGAGATAGCGAGCTATACCATAGAAAGAGGTGATGTGGCTGTTAACCACCTAGAGGGAAGGAGAGAAATACAAATACTTGCAGATCTCAAAAATCCAAAAGAGGTAAGTGCTACAGATGTTATGACAGATTTGCGCACTAATGTAATGCCAGAAATCTTATCAAAGTATCCTACGGTAACCCCATCTTATGAAGGTCAGAATAGAGAGGCTGGTAAATTAACAGGTTCTTTAAAGCCGGTGGGACTTACTGTGCTCGCGCTTATATACATTGTGATTGCTTTTACCTTTAGAAGTTATAGTCAGCCATTAATGTTGTTGCTTTTAATTCCTTTAAGTCTTCCTGCAGTAGCATGGGGGCATTGGGTACATGATTTTCCGCTTAATATTTTATCTATGTTAGGTATTATCGCACTCGTAGGTATTATGGTAAATGATGGCCTCGTATTAATAGGTAAGTTCAATACTAATCTTAGAGAGGGGATGACCTTTGACGATGCTATTTTTGACGCTGGGCGTTCACGTTTTAGAGCTATATTCTTGACATCTATAACAACGATAGCAGGACTTGCACCACTTATTTTTGAAGAAAGTAGACAAGCACAGTTCTTAATACCTATGGCGATTTCTATCGCTTATGGAATTGGTTTTGCCACGATACTTACACTTGTAATGCTACCTATTTTTCTTTCCTTTAGTAACTGGGCAAAAGCGACCACAGATAGACTTATAAAGGGGCGTAAAACTCCTCGAGAAAATCAAGAGCGAGCAGTAAAAGAGATGGAAGAAGAGGCAGAAAATGAAGCTCAAGAAGATCGAGCAGCTTTACCACATAATACAAACATAGCTTAA